Proteins encoded within one genomic window of Prosthecobacter fusiformis:
- a CDS encoding ATP-binding protein: MEESSAASARFESQVSEGEAAGRSESDILILAPTRNDARLTFEFLKKAGLDAAICEGFGDLCQRVEAGCGALLLAEEVLTDHTIRHLILLLQKQPSWSDLPIVIITGTGESAIRRRQLAALEPTGNASIIERPVRPGTLVSTLESAMRSRRRQYQVRSLLEEREKMTADALQADRRKDEFLAMLAHELRNPLASVSNAATLLKTTSDLETQAWAAGVIERQTNQLAHLIDDLLDVSRITTGKIRLRHAITDMAMILDRACDSARPLMTERGHHFTCDFERGKLYLKADPTRIEQVVLNLLTNAAKYTPKGGRIQLLASRQGQDIVVTIKDNGMGIEPKRLPEMFQLFTQGERSIARSEGGLGIGLTIVQKLTEMHGGKVEAHSEGPGLGSSFTVYLPAAVAQVSSDQNIGAGPADKGKSLRVLVVDDNVDSAVGLSKLLKRVGHEVSVAYDGPEALEKARGQVPQAVVLDIGLPSMDGYEVARLLRQEFAESQPLLIAVTGYGQEEDRQRAMEAGFDHHLVKPVDVTKLKSLLSEQRERVGDAEVK; this comes from the coding sequence ATGGAAGAATCATCCGCAGCATCTGCCCGCTTCGAGAGCCAAGTCTCAGAAGGAGAAGCGGCAGGCAGAAGCGAGTCGGATATCCTCATCCTGGCCCCCACCCGAAATGATGCACGGTTGACCTTCGAATTTCTAAAAAAGGCCGGCTTGGATGCTGCCATCTGTGAAGGTTTTGGCGATCTATGCCAGAGGGTGGAGGCTGGCTGCGGAGCTCTGCTCCTTGCTGAAGAGGTGCTGACTGACCATACCATCCGTCACCTCATTCTTTTACTGCAAAAGCAGCCCTCCTGGTCAGACCTGCCCATTGTGATCATTACTGGCACCGGAGAATCCGCCATCCGCAGGAGGCAGCTTGCTGCTCTGGAGCCTACTGGAAATGCTTCCATCATTGAGCGCCCTGTACGCCCAGGCACCTTGGTCAGTACTTTGGAATCTGCCATGAGATCGCGTCGGCGGCAGTACCAGGTACGCTCCCTGCTGGAGGAGAGGGAAAAAATGACCGCTGATGCTTTGCAGGCGGATCGCAGGAAGGATGAGTTCCTGGCCATGCTCGCCCATGAACTGCGAAATCCCCTGGCCTCGGTCTCAAACGCGGCCACGCTGCTGAAGACGACGAGCGATCTCGAAACTCAGGCCTGGGCAGCAGGGGTGATTGAGCGTCAGACCAACCAGTTAGCTCACCTGATTGACGACTTGCTTGATGTATCCAGGATCACGACCGGCAAGATCCGTCTTCGTCATGCGATTACAGACATGGCCATGATCCTGGACCGGGCTTGTGATTCCGCGCGGCCATTGATGACAGAGCGCGGTCACCATTTCACCTGCGACTTTGAACGAGGGAAACTTTATCTCAAAGCCGACCCGACACGAATCGAACAGGTGGTTTTGAATTTGCTCACCAATGCGGCGAAATACACGCCTAAAGGCGGAAGGATCCAGTTGCTGGCTAGCCGTCAGGGACAAGATATTGTGGTGACCATCAAAGACAATGGGATGGGCATCGAGCCGAAGCGGTTGCCGGAAATGTTCCAGCTCTTCACCCAGGGGGAGCGCTCCATCGCCAGGAGTGAAGGCGGACTTGGCATCGGCCTGACGATTGTACAAAAGCTCACAGAAATGCATGGGGGTAAAGTGGAAGCTCACAGCGAGGGGCCAGGGCTGGGCAGCAGCTTCACGGTTTATCTTCCCGCAGCAGTGGCGCAGGTATCCAGCGATCAGAACATAGGGGCTGGTCCCGCCGATAAGGGGAAATCTCTCCGGGTGCTGGTGGTGGATGATAACGTGGACTCCGCAGTGGGTCTGTCTAAACTCCTGAAGAGGGTGGGCCATGAAGTCAGTGTGGCTTATGACGGCCCTGAGGCATTGGAAAAGGCCCGTGGACAGGTCCCCCAGGCTGTCGTGCTGGATATCGGGCTGCCCAGCATGGATGGTTATGAGGTGGCGCGGCTGTTGCGACAGGAGTTTGCGGAAAGCCAGCCTTTGCTCATCGCCGTCACCGGCTATGGCCAAGAAGAGGATAGACAGCGCGCGATGGAGGCAGGGTTTGATCATCATCTCGTCAAACCGGTGGATG
- a CDS encoding ATPase domain-containing protein, with the protein MDTQPTVLHSDRCATGVEGLDVILKGGLPRNRLYLLKGDPGVGKTTLAMQFLLEGKKVGEKGLYITLSETRDEILVVADSHGWDLSGIQLYELSSIEEKIRNDSENTFFHPSEIELNRTISALIDEVIRIGPARVVFDSLSELRMLADTPLRYRRQILQLKQFFAGRECTVLLLDDRSSNSNDLQVESIAHGVLNLSSLSSGYGVSQRQLRVVKIRGSDFLEGTHDLNLKKGGMVIYPRLVTERLNYEFPRENFSSNIPELDSLLGGGLGRGTSTILMGPPGTGKSTLTLQFALTAAEQGKKVLVFVFDETVGTLMDRSAKLGMDLRPMVENGLIDIQCVDPAEISPGELAHRARVAVSKDGFNMIIIDSINGYLNAMPAERYLILQLHELLAYLNQQGVITIMVLAQQGLIGQMQSSVDLTYLADTVVLLRFYESRGEVKQAVSVIKKRSGDHERTIRGMTVTAAGIKVGEPLRELQGVLTGVPNFVIEK; encoded by the coding sequence ATGGATACCCAGCCCACTGTATTACACAGCGACCGCTGTGCAACGGGCGTCGAAGGGCTCGACGTCATTCTTAAGGGGGGATTGCCGAGGAATCGGCTTTATTTGCTAAAAGGAGACCCCGGAGTAGGCAAAACAACCTTGGCCATGCAGTTTCTGCTGGAAGGAAAAAAAGTCGGCGAAAAAGGCTTGTACATCACCCTTTCTGAGACACGGGATGAGATCCTGGTCGTTGCCGATTCTCACGGGTGGGATCTCTCTGGCATCCAGCTTTATGAACTTTCTTCCATTGAAGAGAAGATCCGCAATGACAGCGAAAATACGTTTTTTCACCCATCCGAGATTGAGCTGAACCGCACCATCAGCGCGTTGATCGATGAGGTGATCCGCATTGGTCCAGCGCGTGTCGTGTTCGATTCGCTTTCTGAACTGAGAATGTTGGCGGATACACCCCTGCGCTATAGACGCCAGATTTTACAGCTAAAGCAATTTTTCGCCGGTAGGGAATGCACTGTTCTGCTCCTGGATGACCGGTCCTCTAACAGCAATGACTTGCAGGTGGAAAGCATTGCTCATGGGGTGCTAAACCTGTCGAGCTTAAGCTCAGGTTATGGGGTCTCACAGCGGCAGTTGCGCGTGGTGAAGATCCGGGGATCGGACTTTCTGGAAGGGACCCATGACTTGAACCTGAAGAAAGGCGGCATGGTGATCTACCCGCGCCTTGTAACAGAGAGACTAAATTATGAATTTCCCCGTGAAAACTTTTCCAGTAACATCCCTGAGCTCGATTCGCTCTTGGGGGGCGGTCTAGGCAGAGGCACGAGTACGATTTTAATGGGTCCGCCCGGGACTGGCAAATCGACCCTGACTCTTCAATTTGCTCTAACGGCTGCCGAGCAAGGGAAAAAAGTGTTGGTGTTTGTCTTTGATGAGACGGTGGGCACCTTGATGGATCGCTCCGCCAAGTTAGGAATGGATTTAAGGCCAATGGTGGAGAATGGGCTGATTGATATCCAATGCGTGGATCCGGCAGAAATTTCCCCAGGAGAGCTGGCTCATCGTGCCCGCGTGGCTGTGAGCAAGGATGGATTCAATATGATCATCATTGACAGCATCAATGGTTACCTGAATGCCATGCCTGCTGAGCGCTATCTCATCCTGCAACTACACGAGCTCCTGGCTTATTTGAATCAGCAAGGGGTCATCACGATCATGGTGCTGGCGCAGCAGGGCCTGATCGGCCAGATGCAGTCGTCAGTGGATCTGACTTATCTGGCGGACACCGTGGTCTTGCTTCGCTTTTATGAGTCTCGGGGGGAGGTGAAACAGGCAGTTTCTGTCATCAAGAAACGCAGTGGCGATCATGAACGAACGATCCGTGGAATGACGGTGACAGCCGCCGGGATCAAGGTGGGGGAACCTTTACGTGAACTCCAGGGAGTGCTCACAGGGGTGCCAAATTTTGTGATCGAAAAGTGA
- a CDS encoding outer membrane beta-barrel protein: MKSALISLLVAAFIPAVADAQTPGAPAYPGYPSAGSGLYGNTGYTAMSPTLPPPTMSSPYSGPTMMEPAAPGYGYQQPATTNSWGGVQQSMNGSNMLNYRYLEAGYRYVDPKGGELNGSHGLGVTLSMDLPTIFFIKGGFNWSSGTGKKSVRGASEADYDLSVITIGGGAYLAITNNLHFVGEIGLVYANLSSSGTSISYTDGGIYIRPSLRYQLGQRLELQAGVTVSSANDYDSKIVDFGAYFRVFHQVDLNLGLDMGDESRTVRAGARMRW, from the coding sequence ATGAAATCTGCTCTCATCTCCCTGCTGGTCGCTGCATTCATTCCTGCTGTGGCTGACGCGCAGACGCCTGGCGCTCCTGCTTATCCTGGATACCCCTCCGCAGGTTCAGGTCTTTATGGAAATACGGGTTACACGGCCATGTCGCCGACCTTGCCGCCGCCGACCATGAGTTCTCCCTATTCCGGGCCGACCATGATGGAGCCTGCGGCACCGGGATATGGATATCAGCAGCCGGCGACGACCAATAGCTGGGGCGGGGTACAGCAAAGCATGAACGGGAGTAACATGCTGAACTATCGGTACCTGGAAGCAGGCTATCGGTATGTGGATCCCAAAGGCGGCGAACTGAACGGCAGTCATGGACTGGGCGTGACTCTTTCGATGGATCTTCCGACCATCTTTTTCATCAAAGGCGGCTTTAACTGGAGCAGCGGTACGGGCAAGAAAAGTGTGCGTGGCGCTTCCGAAGCCGACTATGATCTCTCTGTCATCACCATCGGTGGGGGTGCGTATTTGGCCATCACGAACAACCTGCACTTTGTCGGGGAAATCGGTCTGGTGTATGCAAACCTCAGCTCTTCAGGAACCAGCATCAGCTATACGGATGGAGGCATTTATATACGGCCGAGCCTGCGCTATCAATTGGGCCAAAGGCTGGAACTCCAGGCTGGGGTGACGGTCAGCAGTGCTAACGATTATGATAGCAAGATCGTCGATTTCGGAGCTTATTTCCGTGTCTTTCACCAGGTGGATCTGAACCTGGGACTGGATATGGGTGACGAGAGCCGGACCGTGCGGGCAGGGGCCCGTATGCGCTGGTAA
- a CDS encoding M48 family metallopeptidase: protein MSLSNPWFIAALVGVIGVFHLEFFATLLNLSRLGRAIPDSLVGVFSEETREKLVDYIRDSKRVSFTRDVTLLGVLVVFWWSGGFGWLQAWAEGQGRGPVVTGVFVIALVVLAQTWISLPFDAWDTFGVEARYGFNKTTPATFISDHFKSLALMAVIGLPVAGVIVWFFQTQAWPALYAWLFIAIFTLLMTWLAPRVIMPLFLKFQPMEAGELREAIFGLARKLDFPVNEVSVVDGSRRSTKGNAFFAGFGKTRRIALYDTLLKSHTTDEIVAILAHEIGHNKCRHVPVMLALSLAEMGLMLGLMGWALKSPQFFAAFGVHGTPVGMGLVLFGMIYKPLGVLTGLLGLAMSRKHEFEADAFAARAVGSHRPLTEGLKRLSRDHLAHPQPHPLTVWMHYSHPPLVERLRALESLPASS from the coding sequence ATGTCTTTGTCCAACCCATGGTTCATCGCCGCCCTTGTGGGTGTGATCGGCGTTTTCCACCTCGAATTTTTCGCCACCCTTTTAAACCTGTCTCGCCTCGGGCGGGCGATTCCGGATTCTTTAGTGGGTGTCTTCTCTGAAGAAACACGTGAGAAACTGGTGGATTACATTCGCGATTCCAAACGGGTCAGCTTCACTCGGGATGTGACTCTGCTGGGAGTGCTCGTCGTGTTTTGGTGGAGCGGCGGCTTTGGCTGGCTGCAAGCGTGGGCTGAAGGCCAGGGACGGGGCCCCGTGGTCACTGGCGTATTTGTTATAGCCCTGGTGGTCCTGGCGCAGACGTGGATCAGCCTGCCGTTTGATGCATGGGACACCTTTGGGGTGGAGGCCCGCTACGGTTTTAACAAGACCACGCCCGCCACCTTCATCAGCGATCATTTCAAAAGTCTAGCGCTGATGGCCGTCATCGGTCTGCCTGTGGCGGGGGTAATCGTGTGGTTCTTCCAGACTCAGGCTTGGCCGGCCCTGTATGCCTGGCTTTTCATCGCCATCTTTACTCTCTTGATGACTTGGTTGGCACCGCGTGTGATCATGCCGCTTTTCCTCAAATTTCAGCCAATGGAAGCGGGGGAACTGCGGGAAGCCATCTTTGGGCTGGCCAGGAAACTCGACTTTCCAGTGAATGAAGTCAGCGTGGTGGACGGGTCACGCCGGTCCACGAAGGGCAATGCCTTCTTCGCTGGTTTTGGCAAAACGCGCCGCATCGCTCTCTATGATACCCTTTTGAAAAGCCATACCACGGATGAGATCGTGGCCATTCTGGCGCATGAGATCGGCCACAATAAATGCCGCCATGTACCCGTGATGCTGGCCCTGAGCCTGGCTGAAATGGGCCTGATGCTGGGACTCATGGGCTGGGCGCTGAAATCGCCACAGTTCTTTGCCGCGTTCGGGGTGCATGGCACGCCGGTAGGCATGGGATTGGTCCTGTTTGGGATGATCTATAAACCGCTGGGTGTCCTTACGGGCCTGCTCGGCCTGGCCATGAGCCGCAAGCATGAATTTGAGGCGGATGCCTTTGCCGCCAGGGCAGTGGGAAGTCACCGGCCACTCACAGAAGGATTAAAAAGGCTCTCGCGGGATCACTTGGCGCATCCGCAGCCCCACCCGCTGACGGTGTGGATGCACTACAGCCACCCGCCTCTGGTAGAGCGCCTGCGGGCGCTAGAATCTCTTCCTGCCTCATCCTGA
- a CDS encoding acyl carrier protein, protein MADNIQEKVRDIIVEQLGVNPEQVTQEAKFIEDLGADSLDTVELVMAFEEEFGIDVPDEEAEKLQSVGDVVRYVEENAE, encoded by the coding sequence ATGGCAGACAACATCCAAGAAAAAGTCCGTGACATCATCGTCGAACAGCTCGGCGTGAACCCTGAGCAGGTGACCCAAGAAGCCAAGTTCATCGAAGATCTGGGTGCAGATTCCCTGGACACCGTTGAACTGGTGATGGCCTTCGAAGAAGAGTTCGGCATCGACGTTCCTGATGAAGAAGCTGAGAAGCTTCAGTCCGTGGGTGATGTCGTTCGTTACGTCGAAGAAAACGCCGAGTAA